The Tindallia californiensis genome segment TCATGGCCCTCATTATTACTACTTTATGATCTTTGCGCTAGACGAGAACTTACATCTTGAAGCAGGCCTTACTTTATGGGAACTTTTTGAAAAAATCGAACCACATGTGCTTGGAATGAATCGTCTGATTGGTGAATATGAACGTTTTTAATCCTCTTTCTTTTCAATTCATATTTATGAACTCAAAAGTCCTGGCGCTTTTAATAGCGACCAGGACTTTTTTTACTTTAGCACTCTACCGGATAACTCGCTGTAAATGCATACCCTTTAACAACTTCAATATATCCACTAAGCTCCTGGTCCACTTCCTGATCACCAGTATCAACCAGCAATGCCTCCCCGTTTAGTGATAACAATTTCGCTCCTGTTGCTACTACTATGATATTCTTTTTTCCCACCTTCCGTATAATCCGTGGACTTATTTGCTGATTTCCACGTCCAAAAATATTTCCTTGCCCTCCAATAATAGTAACCATTATCTTCACTCTTCCTTCATGCTGCCTTATATGCTCCCATATTTGCGACTCTGATACATCCACCGCCACTGTCTTTCCATCTTTTACCAAATCAACCCCCAGGAGAGTTCCCTCTATGTCCATTGCCTGGAGTATTGATTTAGTAGTAGTTCCCGGCCCTACCACATATAATACATCACCTTCCATTTTGCTAATGACATGATCTACAATCCCCATCAATTCTTCAGCTTCTGTGGGAGCCGCCGACTTAGTGCTTTGTACTCTGTTACCAGCTTCCGGAACCGACAAATAACCATAAAGTTTAGCACTTAACCTTCCTTCCCGAAAAATATCTTCATCTATATCCATCACTTCAGCAAGTTTTGTGTTTTCAATCATTCCCAACACAAAATCTTTTGCAACTAAGCCTGCATTTCTTGAATTCGTTGCATAGACTGCCGAGTGTATTTTAACACCAGCCGGTATTCCAACAACAGGAATGCTATCTCCAATCGCTTCAAAAATATTTCTAGCGGTTCCATCACCACCAGCAAAAATGATTAAATCTACCCCAGCCTTTTTTAGCAGCAAAGCCGCCGCCTTTGTATCCTCTGCTGTTGTCCTCTTTTCACCTTGTCTGCCAACTATTTTTGCCGTAATGCCTAACTCCGTTAATTGAATTTCTCCCATTTCTCCACCATATGTGTAAAATTGTAGTTGCTCTTTGATGGGTTCCAACTCTTTTAGGGCGAAAGAAGCTCTCTTTGAAGATTCCGGCTCTGCTCCCATCGCCAACGCTTTATCAATAATATTCCACCCATCACTTCCCTTTAAGCCTACTCTACCCCCTAGTCCTGCAATGGGATTAATAATAACACCAACAGCCTTTTTATTCTCACACATTTAGAACCACCACCCCTTTCTTCAGCTTCTTCTTTGATTCTATCTTCATTCTGTCATCGCTGTCAACAAAAAAGCCCCCGTTGTTAGACGGGAGCCTTACATGTATCATCTTAAAGCATAATCTCTATTTCACTTTCTTCCATTAAATCATTAATTAACGCCATTTGTTCTTCCTGCTGCTTTTCCATGATAAGCTGTTCGCGAAGTTGTTCTTTCATTTCTTCATAGGGCGGTAACTCCATCATTGCCATTTCTTCTTCAGATAGTTCCTGTCCTTCTGCTTCCATAGCTTCCATTTGCGCCTGATACTGCTGTTCATGAAGATCATAATACTCACGAAGTTCGCTTTCTTCAACACTTACCTCTGTGCTGTTCTGATCAAGAAAGGTATCAACGGTAAGTTCTACTGTAAGCATCTCCTTGAATTCATCTTCTGTAAACTGATTTACTTCCAAAGCATCCAGAAATTGTTCTTCTGTCTCAAATTGTTCTTTTACCATATCTAGTTCTGCCTTTATATCGTCTTCAGTTACTTCAACACCTTGAGCAGTAGCCTCTTGAAAAATAACTTCCTGCTGAACCAGCTGTTCAATTAATTGCTCTTTTAATTGTTCTTTCATCGCATCGCCATCTTCACCTTCCATCACCATCCCTTGTTGCTCATTAACAGCAATAGATCTTTCTAATTGCCTCTGAAAAAGACCGCTATCAATCGCTTCGCCATTCACCATTGCAACAGGCTCCCCTGTCTCTTGCACAGCCTCTGCTTGTTCCCCGTTTTCTAGCGCTTCATCATTCTCCAGATCTTCACCAGCGCCTCCACACGCAACCATAAACATTGTCAGTAGCAACGTTACCAATAAAATACTTCTCTTCTTAGGTACCACCATAAAACTCCTTTCAGTTATCCTTTATTGATTTTGTTGAAATAGTATCTATTTATTTCAACGTAGTGGTCATAATAACATATCTGTTTTCACTTTTAAACCGTTATGATAATTTTTTTATGTTTTGTGTTTAGAATCACTCTTTTGTCTTCCTTTATTTTCATAGAGCAGACACTAATCAGTTTTCATTTTACTTTGGAGCAACTTCGATTTAAAAACAAAAAACAGTCTTTGCATTATCTTCACAAAGCTGTTTTTATATTTTATTCCAAGAATATTACCCTGAACAGCCTTCCCACTTCTCTTTATTCGCATAGATCTTCCCATCGAATTCATCACTATTCAGATGATCCACAATCTTCAAATATCTGCCCCGCACCTTTGCAAAACTCTACCGGCACCGTTAAAACAACTCCTGTGTCTGGCTGATTTAAATCTCCCACAATTCGTTCTATTGCTCCTATTACTTTTTCTCGCTCTTCATCAGATTGAATTAAAACAAAAATGGTTTTATTTTGACCCGGCTCCTGATCTTCTTCCTTAAATTTAGCAAAAAAAGGAACGTGATGAGCCATGATATGCGCCATTCCCATACTGTCCAACACAGTAGAACCTTTGATTCCTTCCTGATAAAATTCATCCAAGATATAAAATACATTTGCCGGGTTATTGATAATCGCAATTAACAACCGCATCAGAATACCTCCTTTGTACCTGTTCACAAACAATCTACTTTTTGGTTTCTTATATTAAAGATATCATTATTTCATTTATTTGACAATCATCTCCCCATCTCAAAATTGAATTTCGAGAATAAAAAATGCCCTTCGGAATGCATCTTTTTCCGAAAGGCATGAATCCTACAAGTAACACTCTAATCGTTATTCCAGCACATTTCTACGCTACGTCTTCAGACGGCGCCCCTTCATACTTTGCCATATCAAATCCTACAATTGCAAAGATTAATGAAATTGCCATTGCAGCGAGAATAAAGAATGCATATGGTGCGTATGTGAAAGGATGCACTCCATAAAGACCATAAACAAACACACCGCAAGGTCCCCAAGGAATTAAGGAAGAAGGCAATGTACCCCAGTTTTCGGATATCCTAGTAACATTCTTGGCATGCAATCCATTTTCTTCAAAAGCATGCTTAAACGTTCTACAGATTAATGTGTGAGTCAGATAATGAGAGAGAACTGTCATGATAAGGAATAATGTAGTGAAATGAGCTGTAATTGCTAAAGCTTTAGGTGTTTTGGCTAAGCTCAGTAAATTTTCAAGCATTACTTCTGTCATTCTTGTATGCTCAATGATTCCACCAAACATTAGTGTGATTAAAATCATAGAGATAGTCCACATCATACTTTGTAGTCCCCCCCTGGAGAGGACACCATCAACGATTGCCATGCCAGTATCCATCGTAAACCCATAGTGCATGGAGGTTATCACAGAACCCAAGTTAGCTCCTTGAAAAAGAAGAGCCCAAACCCCACCAATAATAGCACCTACAGACAAAGCGGCAATTGGAGGAACTCGTTTAATGATCATAGCAAGAACTAAAATCATTGGCACAAGCATAAGGGGATTAACATTAAACGTCGAAGTAATAGCACTATTAATTTCAGCAATTTGATCATAATCCATATTTGCACCTGCAAACTGTGAACCTAATATGCCGAAAAGGACTAGAGCAATTAGATACGCTGGACCTGAAACCTTTAGCATATGCTTTATATGGTCATAAATATTAACCCCACCAGTACCAGACGCTACCACTGTAGTATCGGATAAAGGAGACAACTTATCACCAAAATATGCACCAGATACGATGGCACCAACAGTCATACCACTAGGTACGCCCATACCTTCACCGATAACAAACATGGCAAGTCCAACGGTACCAAGAGAGTTCCAAGAACTACCGGTAAATACTGATACCAAAGAACACACGATAAGTGTGGCTACTAAAAACAATTGCGGAGAAATAAGTTGTAATCCGTAATAAACGACTGTTGGTACAATGCCACCTTCAATCCAGGCCCCGATTAAAATACCAACAATTGTCAAAATCAATACGGCGTCTAGGGCAAAGTTTATCCCTTTAAGCATCCCTTCCTGCACGGTGCTCCATTTATGCCCCATCCAGAAAATAGCAACTAATGCTGCAACGGCTACAGAGAAAAATAATGGGATATGAGCATCAACCCCGAAACCTAAGTAAGTAGTCATAACGATAACAACAAGTGCAATTAGCGGTGTAAAAGCCTGAGCCGGTGTTGGCTTAGGAAAATTCTTATTGTCGTAATTCATAGATACCCTCCTAAAATTTTAATAACTCCTTTGGTAATTTCTTACGGTGTTGCCTATGGTTTCCGTCCAACCTTTATCCATAAGACTTGCCTTTTCCTTCCACCTCCTTTTACTAAAAGATTATAAAATCCAAAACAGTCCACTTTAGTGTTTTGCAGGCTTTTTCGACAGGGAATGTTTTGGTTTTCAGTTTATTCGGAATTTTCAATCTATGTTACGCATTAAGATTTCACCTTTGAAGTTATTATTTGAACTCATTCGCCGAAAAAACATACTGTCTTTTCACCTTAAAATGTCATTTGATCTGCATTTTTTGATAACTTACTGACGATTATACCGAATTATTGCAATTAATTCAATATTATTAACGAATTTTATATTAATTTTTTGAAAAATATTAAGATTTTCTAAAAAATGCATGGAATGTTTCATATGCGCAAGGATTCGATTTTTTACTAAGCAAAAAACCGCCTAAGCGGTTTAAGTGAGTTTCTTATATAAGGTCATTTCTGATGACGGATGACGTAATGCTTTCATTTTAGGAACATTTCTTTCAAAGTGCTCTGTTTTTTGATGCGCTTCCACCGCTTTCATATTTTCCCACTCTTCAATAAATGTCATCACATGATCATTATGAATATCCTGATACAGTTGGTAGGTTATACAACCCTCTTCTTCTCTGCTTTTCTCAACCATTTCCTGAGCCAATGCCTTAAACGCTTCCAGCTTTCCCTGTTTTACAATGCTTTTGGCAACAATAACAACCATAGCCGTCTTCCCTCCTTTTTCCATTATTATAGCACCAATAAGGTTTGTCTGCAGCCTTAGAAGATACTCACATATTTATTCGTAAATCATCTCAATATTAAAACCGTTCACAGTGAGTTCATCTATCAAGGGTAATATTTTATAAGAAGAAATTTGTTTTAAGAGGTGTTGAATAAATGAATTATAAAGAAGCGATTCAAGAAAAATCTTTCTATAAATATATTCTTATCTTTTTTATTTTTGCTTTATATTTATTCTTGCAGAATCAGTATAATGCAATCCGCCCTGACATGTTTCGAAATATATTGACCTCTTTCGGCGTCTTTAGTCCGGTTCTTTTTTTATTGTTCTCTTTTATACGGCCTTTCGCTTTTTTTCCTATAACCATCTTTTATCTAGCCAGCGGCTTAGCTTTTGGCCCGTTTTGGGGAGGAATATTAGCGACTCTCGGTGCCATCGCCGGAGCCTTAACGGCCCATATGGTAGCACAAAAGGCAGGAATTGAATTTTTGCCTTCTGCCTTGCAGGAAAAAATATTCAACGCTAAAAACATGATAAATCAAAATGGATTTCACTCGATACTAATGATTCGGTTTATCCCGTTACTCAGCTTTGATTTAATTAGTTTTGCCAGCGGTCTAGCCAACATTCACCGAAAACCATATATGCTCGGAACGGTCCTTGGAACTACTCCAAGAATTTTTGCCTATACCTTTCTCGGCTCCAGCATTGTTACTATTTCCGATGCCAATCTTTGGACCATTTTGTTTCTATTTATGATTATCTTTATACTTCCCCTGGGCGTCTACAAAAAAATACATGGATATAAATTCAACCATTAGTCTTTCAATAATACCTTTTACTCTGCTCCTCGAAAAAGATGACCGCGAGTAATCCCTTCGTTTTTTAATGCCTCTAATCGTTTTTTATCCACCTTGTTACAGGTTCCTTTTTGGGCATTGATATACATTTGAGCTATTTCCATCGTTTCTTGTTTTTCTTCATGCAGAAAATTCAATCTCATAATGCCAATACCCGCTTCAGCTAAGTCCTGCATATTTTCTAAAAGTAATAATCTTTTCGAATTATAAACTTCCGAATAACCAGTAGCATGACGATAAATCGGAAAATGTTCTGATTTTCGATCTTTCAAAAAAAACAGTTCGTCCCGACACAGTTCATTCCGACAAGGGATGCTTTTGCTTCGACACTCATTATTTCCCTTAACCAAACAATGTTTCAATGCCATTACGGGCAAAAAACCAAACCCAAGGAGTTCTGTTTTGGATGGTATCAGATCCATTTCTTTTATCTGTGATAAATTCACTTCCGGGGATAAGGCAACTCGTTGCAGCATATGATGTTGATAATAATAGCAAAGAGAACGATCATTGACGATATTTAAGGATATATCTCCCATTATTTCAAAAGACTTAAATACTTCTATATGGCCTACATTTTGGATCAATACCGTATCCAAACCCAATGCCTGGATTTTCTGTCGATACTGAATCAGTTCTTCATCCGAAACTAATTTAAGTATTTCCGGTACCAGCTTTCCTTTAAACCTGTGTTTAGCCACCACTTTTATGGCGTCTTCTAATAAATCTGGATTCCGAAAATAAATAATAGGTATTTCACTCCCAGAATCCACCAACAACAAGGCTTCTAACTGTTCTAAACTGGTTACAGAACATGAAAATTTCAGCTCTTTCTTACTCCACTTTCTCTCCGAATCATTTTTCTGTATCTGATTCACCTCTATCAGTGATTTTGCAGAGCCTTTCTGCCTTTGATGCCATTTGCTTCTTTCCTGAATTAACGCTTCCACCAAATCTCGCCTTAGCTCATTTAAAGCCTTGATCGGAACTGCCAAGCCCGATCCAAGATGAACGATCATCTCTTGAGCCTTAAAAGGGGTGCCACCTAATTTTGACATTTGAAGCATCGCTTTTTCTTCTGATAATGGCTTATTCAGTGCTCTTTCAGGGACATCCTCCGCCCATACTTCTATTTCTTGACTCCCATCGGATATCTTCCCATATAATGCTTCTCCATCTTTAATCGATACTTCTATCTTTACTGGTATCTCTAGCATTTCCTTGTGATAGGTTTCTTTAAGGGATTTTATCCCTATCTCATCGTATGTCTTAAATACCTGTTCTTTTGAATAACACTCATGCTTAAAATTTACTTTACATATGGCGCCCGCCGCACAATATGTTACCATTTTACCATTTTGCTCTATTCGTTCAGCTCTTCCACCAAAAGATTTCCCATCTCTTCTTATCTGTATCTCGTCGTTCTGAGATAAAGTTTCTTCCAGTTTTAAGCTTAGCTGTTGTTTCTTTTTATCGTAGCCTATAACCGATCCAAGTAAGTACCCCTGGTTTCCAGAATGGTAAGAACTCATTAAACGAGCTCCTTCATCTCCAAATAGATGTCCTCTTGTAAAACCCCGGTTAAAAACGGCTAGTTCCTTTTCTTTTGCCTCTTCCCTTACTTTTTTACCTGCTTCTATTGCATCTAACATGTTCCGATAAGCTCGGACAACAGCCGCAACGTACTCCGGACTTTTCATCCGACCTTCTATCTTAAAGGAAAATGCACCAGCATCAACAAGATGATGAAGCTCTTTTAATGTACAAAGATCTTTGGGGCTCAGTAAATAGCGATCCTTAAAGCTATCGACAGGCTTCCTGGTTTTTTCTGTTGTTAACGTATATAATTGGCGACAAGGTTGAGCACACCTGCCACGATTACCACTTCTTCCACCAATCATACTGCTCATCAAACACTGTCCTGAAACAGAAATACATAAAGCTCCATGAACAAATACCTCTAAGGCAAGATTTGTTTTTTTCTTCACTTGCCGAATGGTTTCTAAGGACATTTCTCGTCCTAGCACGACCCGTTGCACCCCTAGTTTTTCAAGATAATGAACATCCGCCATTGTTTGAACAGACATTTGTGTCGAACAATGCACATCCCAATCAGGATACGTCTTTCGAATATAGTCTAGCACACCGATATCCTGAACAATGATCGCATCCACATCATGATTATAGAGAAATGCTAAGTAAGCCTTCAGCGTGTCCATCTCGTCATTAAAAACCAATGTATTCACCGTCACATACACAGCTACACCTCTGACATGACAATATTGAACCGCTTTTACCAATTCTTCCTTCGTAAAATTCCCAGCAAACTTTCTGGCTCCGAACGCTTTTCCTGATAAATAAACGGCATCCGCTCTATTTTGCACGGCTGCTCTTAAAGCCTCACTATTTCCTGCCGGCGCTAACAATTCGTATCTCTTTTTCATTGATTTCACTTCTCCATTGTTTTTCATTCTTTATTTCGGGTATAGGTTGTTTGAGTTCCATTTTAAATCATATTTTATCACAAAAGGAGGGATCCTGTTGGATCATAATTTATTAATTGGCGGTTCTGCTGGTCAAGGGATGGACACTTTATCCAGTTTATTGGAACGCTATCTTATGCGTCAGGGCTATCACGTTTTTGTTCACAAGGATTATATGTCCAGAGTCCGTGGTGGTCACAATTTTATTCAAATTCGTTTTAGCGATCAGGCTTTAACATCACATCGACATTCCTTGGATTTAATCCTGGCTTTTGATAAAACCACTATCGAAGAACATCAATCAAGACTTCTCCCCGATGGATATATCCTCTGCGATGAAAAGATAGCAACTGAGGATGATCATGTATTACGTTTTCCCATCGAAGCTTCTGCAAAAGAATCCGGAAATCCTAAAACCTTTACAAGTGTTTTTTTAGGTTTATTGATTACATGGTATGGCTTAAATCCAGAATCAATGGAAAAAATGATCTCACAAGCATTTCAAGACCGATCACCTGAAGCCAATATTAATGCTTATCGACTAGGCACAAAGTTAACAAAACCATCTGTAGCCTTACCAGCAGGAAAAGTTACTGATCAACTATTATTAAACGGTAATCAAGCCATTGCTTTAGGTGCCATTGCTGCAGGTGTAACCTTTTACAGTGCGTATCCAATGACACCTTCCACCAGCATCATGAATTATCTAGCTTCAAAACAAGAGGCGGCCGGTATCGTAGTTGAGCAGGCAGAGGATGAAATTGCGGCTATCAACATGGCCATTGGTGCTAACTATGCCGGGGTTCGTGCAATGACCGGCACTTCCGGTGGTGGCTTTTCTTTAATGACAGAAGCCCTGGGATTATCCGGAATTACAGAAACCCCTCTCGTAGTGGCTAATGTTCAACGACCTGGCCCCGCAACCGGACTCCCTACTCGAACAGAACAAAGTGACCTCAGTTTTTTATTAACAGCTTCTCACGGTGAAACCCCAAGGATGATTACGGCTTTACGTAACCCAAAGGAGTCGTTTTATCAAACCGCAAGAGCTTTTAATCTTTCAGAGAAATACCAGTTACCGGTCATTCTATTAAGTGACCAGTATTTAGCTGATTATACGGTTACTACCGATACCTTCGATCTTTCTGATGTAACCATCGAAAGACACCTGTCCAGTTCCAACCACTATCAGGAGGATTTTTCTTATAAAAGATATGCTTTAACGGAAAATGGTATTTCGCCCAGACTCATCCCCGGAAAAGCGACAAACCAAATTGTATTAGCTGACAGCGATGAACATGACGAGGCTGGTCACATTACAGAGTCAGCAACCACCAGAATAGCAATGATGAAAAAACGAATGGGAAAAATGGATTTACTGCAAGAAGAGATTGAAGAACCCTGGCATTGGGGCGTAGATCAACCGGAAGTTTTATTATTAGCTTGGGGATCCACGGCTGGACCGTTACAAGAAGCATTATCCTTACTACAGGAAGATAATGATTTCCCTGCTACGGCGGCCCTTATTTTTGGCGATTTATGGCCATTACCGGTTCAACGATTAGAAAAGCTGGCAAAAACAGCAAAAACCATCGTGAATATCGAGCAAAACTATACCGGTCAACTGGCAAAACTGATTCGGCAAGAAACTGGCATTAAATGTCAGCATAGTTATCTGAAATATGACGGAAGACAAATGACACCAGAAGAAATTGTTATTGCCTTAAAAAAGGAGGTACTATAAATGACCGATGTAAAATGTTTTCATTCCACTGACCCATCTGCATGGTGCCCCGGCTGTGGAAATCATGCTCTTTTAGCTGCTTTGAAGGAAGCCCTTGCCCAGCTTAATAAAAATCCCCACGAAGTACTTGTATGTTCCGGCATTGGCCAAGCTGCTAAAACACCTCATTATATTAACGCTAACGGGTTTAATGGATTACATGGTCGAGCATTACCACCAGCCTTCGGCGCCAAAGTTGCTAATAAAGACTTGACTGTCATCATTAATACTGGTGATGGCGATTCCTACGGCGAAGGTGGAAATCACTTTATCCACAATATGAGACGAAACCTTGATGTTGCCCATTTCGTCCACGATAATATGATTTACGGACTTACCAAAGGCCAAGCTTCTCCTACGACCGAAATAAGCCATACAACAGAAATTCAGACAGAAGGGGTTACTCTGGATCCAATAAAACCATTAGCATTAGCGATCACCATAGGAGCTACTTTTGTTGCCAGAGGTTTTGTCGGAGAAAGAGAACAGTTAATCGATT includes the following:
- a CDS encoding ATP-NAD kinase family protein: MCENKKAVGVIINPIAGLGGRVGLKGSDGWNIIDKALAMGAEPESSKRASFALKELEPIKEQLQFYTYGGEMGEIQLTELGITAKIVGRQGEKRTTAEDTKAAALLLKKAGVDLIIFAGGDGTARNIFEAIGDSIPVVGIPAGVKIHSAVYATNSRNAGLVAKDFVLGMIENTKLAEVMDIDEDIFREGRLSAKLYGYLSVPEAGNRVQSTKSAAPTEAEELMGIVDHVISKMEGDVLYVVGPGTTTKSILQAMDIEGTLLGVDLVKDGKTVAVDVSESQIWEHIRQHEGRVKIMVTIIGGQGNIFGRGNQQISPRIIRKVGKKNIIVVATGAKLLSLNGEALLVDTGDQEVDQELSGYIEVVKGYAFTASYPVEC
- a CDS encoding SurA N-terminal domain-containing protein, with translation MVPKKRSILLVTLLLTMFMVACGGAGEDLENDEALENGEQAEAVQETGEPVAMVNGEAIDSGLFQRQLERSIAVNEQQGMVMEGEDGDAMKEQLKEQLIEQLVQQEVIFQEATAQGVEVTEDDIKAELDMVKEQFETEEQFLDALEVNQFTEDEFKEMLTVELTVDTFLDQNSTEVSVEESELREYYDLHEQQYQAQMEAMEAEGQELSEEEMAMMELPPYEEMKEQLREQLIMEKQQEEQMALINDLMEESEIEIML
- the nhaC gene encoding Na+/H+ antiporter NhaC, giving the protein MNYDNKNFPKPTPAQAFTPLIALVVIVMTTYLGFGVDAHIPLFFSVAVAALVAIFWMGHKWSTVQEGMLKGINFALDAVLILTIVGILIGAWIEGGIVPTVVYYGLQLISPQLFLVATLIVCSLVSVFTGSSWNSLGTVGLAMFVIGEGMGVPSGMTVGAIVSGAYFGDKLSPLSDTTVVASGTGGVNIYDHIKHMLKVSGPAYLIALVLFGILGSQFAGANMDYDQIAEINSAITSTFNVNPLMLVPMILVLAMIIKRVPPIAALSVGAIIGGVWALLFQGANLGSVITSMHYGFTMDTGMAIVDGVLSRGGLQSMMWTISMILITLMFGGIIEHTRMTEVMLENLLSLAKTPKALAITAHFTTLFLIMTVLSHYLTHTLICRTFKHAFEENGLHAKNVTRISENWGTLPSSLIPWGPCGVFVYGLYGVHPFTYAPYAFFILAAMAISLIFAIVGFDMAKYEGAPSEDVA
- a CDS encoding putative quinol monooxygenase, encoding MEKGGKTAMVVIVAKSIVKQGKLEAFKALAQEMVEKSREEEGCITYQLYQDIHNDHVMTFIEEWENMKAVEAHQKTEHFERNVPKMKALRHPSSEMTLYKKLT
- a CDS encoding TVP38/TMEM64 family protein; the encoded protein is MNYKEAIQEKSFYKYILIFFIFALYLFLQNQYNAIRPDMFRNILTSFGVFSPVLFLLFSFIRPFAFFPITIFYLASGLAFGPFWGGILATLGAIAGALTAHMVAQKAGIEFLPSALQEKIFNAKNMINQNGFHSILMIRFIPLLSFDLISFASGLANIHRKPYMLGTVLGTTPRIFAYTFLGSSIVTISDANLWTILFLFMIIFILPLGVYKKIHGYKFNH
- a CDS encoding U32 family peptidase — protein: MKKRYELLAPAGNSEALRAAVQNRADAVYLSGKAFGARKFAGNFTKEELVKAVQYCHVRGVAVYVTVNTLVFNDEMDTLKAYLAFLYNHDVDAIIVQDIGVLDYIRKTYPDWDVHCSTQMSVQTMADVHYLEKLGVQRVVLGREMSLETIRQVKKKTNLALEVFVHGALCISVSGQCLMSSMIGGRSGNRGRCAQPCRQLYTLTTEKTRKPVDSFKDRYLLSPKDLCTLKELHHLVDAGAFSFKIEGRMKSPEYVAAVVRAYRNMLDAIEAGKKVREEAKEKELAVFNRGFTRGHLFGDEGARLMSSYHSGNQGYLLGSVIGYDKKKQQLSLKLEETLSQNDEIQIRRDGKSFGGRAERIEQNGKMVTYCAAGAICKVNFKHECYSKEQVFKTYDEIGIKSLKETYHKEMLEIPVKIEVSIKDGEALYGKISDGSQEIEVWAEDVPERALNKPLSEEKAMLQMSKLGGTPFKAQEMIVHLGSGLAVPIKALNELRRDLVEALIQERSKWHQRQKGSAKSLIEVNQIQKNDSERKWSKKELKFSCSVTSLEQLEALLLVDSGSEIPIIYFRNPDLLEDAIKVVAKHRFKGKLVPEILKLVSDEELIQYRQKIQALGLDTVLIQNVGHIEVFKSFEIMGDISLNIVNDRSLCYYYQHHMLQRVALSPEVNLSQIKEMDLIPSKTELLGFGFLPVMALKHCLVKGNNECRSKSIPCRNELCRDELFFLKDRKSEHFPIYRHATGYSEVYNSKRLLLLENMQDLAEAGIGIMRLNFLHEEKQETMEIAQMYINAQKGTCNKVDKKRLEALKNEGITRGHLFRGAE
- a CDS encoding 2-oxoacid:acceptor oxidoreductase subunit alpha, giving the protein MDHNLLIGGSAGQGMDTLSSLLERYLMRQGYHVFVHKDYMSRVRGGHNFIQIRFSDQALTSHRHSLDLILAFDKTTIEEHQSRLLPDGYILCDEKIATEDDHVLRFPIEASAKESGNPKTFTSVFLGLLITWYGLNPESMEKMISQAFQDRSPEANINAYRLGTKLTKPSVALPAGKVTDQLLLNGNQAIALGAIAAGVTFYSAYPMTPSTSIMNYLASKQEAAGIVVEQAEDEIAAINMAIGANYAGVRAMTGTSGGGFSLMTEALGLSGITETPLVVANVQRPGPATGLPTRTEQSDLSFLLTASHGETPRMITALRNPKESFYQTARAFNLSEKYQLPVILLSDQYLADYTVTTDTFDLSDVTIERHLSSSNHYQEDFSYKRYALTENGISPRLIPGKATNQIVLADSDEHDEAGHITESATTRIAMMKKRMGKMDLLQEEIEEPWHWGVDQPEVLLLAWGSTAGPLQEALSLLQEDNDFPATAALIFGDLWPLPVQRLEKLAKTAKTIVNIEQNYTGQLAKLIRQETGIKCQHSYLKYDGRQMTPEEIVIALKKEVL
- a CDS encoding 2-oxoacid:ferredoxin oxidoreductase subunit beta — its product is MTDVKCFHSTDPSAWCPGCGNHALLAALKEALAQLNKNPHEVLVCSGIGQAAKTPHYINANGFNGLHGRALPPAFGAKVANKDLTVIINTGDGDSYGEGGNHFIHNMRRNLDVAHFVHDNMIYGLTKGQASPTTEISHTTEIQTEGVTLDPIKPLALAITIGATFVARGFVGEREQLIDLMKQAITHPGYALLDIFQPCVVFNKINTFQWYKEKTYKLSEDYNPSDKQQALQKAFEWKDGIPLGVLYQEKRPTYTEQRKVLKDGPALVDRDLSPDRVTAFFDDFR